A single genomic interval of Methylocystis sp. IM3 harbors:
- the pssA gene encoding CDP-diacylglycerol--serine O-phosphatidyltransferase, with amino-acid sequence MSDNLQGSELSASEMRRLRFRNIPLRVILPNLVTLLALCMGLTAIRYAIEEDFVKAVTAIMAAAVLDGLDGRLARALKGTSRFGAELDSLADFVDFGVAPGLLLYLWSLHEIKGLGWFAVLAFAIAGALRLARFNVMIDDPGKPAWQAEFFVGMPAPAGAVTVLLPLYLHFSALELPASKALTPFYIVYVLAIAFLMASRIPHFSGKRMGRIPRDLVIPVLFGVGVTALLLAIYPMEVLAVVSLAFLAAIPVSVKRYNALAKAEAEKTPGFDAEG; translated from the coding sequence ATGAGCGACAATCTGCAGGGTTCCGAGCTGTCCGCTTCCGAAATGCGGCGACTGCGCTTCCGCAACATCCCGCTGCGCGTCATTCTGCCCAATCTCGTGACGCTGCTCGCGCTCTGCATGGGCCTGACCGCGATCCGCTATGCGATCGAGGAAGATTTCGTCAAAGCCGTCACCGCCATCATGGCGGCGGCCGTGCTCGACGGCCTCGACGGCCGCCTCGCGCGCGCCCTCAAGGGCACATCGCGCTTTGGCGCGGAGCTGGATTCGCTTGCGGACTTCGTGGATTTCGGCGTGGCGCCGGGCCTGCTGCTTTATTTGTGGAGCCTGCACGAGATCAAGGGACTGGGCTGGTTCGCCGTGCTCGCCTTCGCCATCGCCGGCGCGCTGCGTCTCGCCCGCTTCAATGTGATGATCGACGATCCCGGCAAGCCGGCATGGCAGGCGGAATTTTTCGTCGGCATGCCCGCCCCCGCCGGCGCCGTCACGGTGCTGCTGCCGCTCTATTTGCATTTCTCGGCGCTGGAGTTGCCCGCCTCCAAGGCGCTGACGCCCTTTTATATCGTTTATGTGCTCGCCATCGCCTTTCTCATGGCGAGCCGCATCCCGCATTTCTCCGGCAAGCGCATGGGTAGAATCCCGCGCGATCTCGTCATCCCCGTGCTCTTCGGCGTCGGCGTGACGGCGCTGCTTCTCGCTATCTATCCCATGGAAGTGCTCGCCGTGGTGAGCCTCGCCTTCCTGGCCGCGATCCCGGTGAGCGTTAAACGATACAACGCGCTGGCGAAGGCAGAGGCCGAGAAAACGCCGGGATTTGACGCGGAGGGGTAG
- a CDS encoding alpha/beta hydrolase, whose product MRKVSLIRASLASTAVLAATLLAGCASESMRAIDGHMNNAVSLVSGPQGEPSRVPLFVASTRRGDGAADDGRAHFSLTAIGVPQNHSAGAIEKPSFGAPDKNRHFSVLSKRGMDEEEFYSQLATHVSGRVGSSRDVLLYVHGFNTSLDEARFRLAQIVADGGFSGVPVLFTWNSRGGLFNYESDKEAATVSRDALQKALLSLAKTPGLGRVHILAHSMGAWLTMETLRDAAISGHPDLDGRLGEVMLANPDIDLNVFRQQLGRIDPGHVSIFVASNDRALSLSSRIAGARPRLGAMDPEKPEDKAELDRLGVAVHDISSFSTDFIGHGAFAEAPDVVRKIGAHIAAPRAQDADQMAIPDFRGDDAGAATAPQTPPPAVSQKVESSPLPPVAGR is encoded by the coding sequence TTGCGCAAGGTTTCGCTGATCAGGGCTTCGCTGGCGTCGACCGCCGTGCTCGCCGCAACGCTGCTTGCGGGCTGCGCCTCGGAGAGCATGCGCGCAATCGACGGACACATGAACAACGCCGTGTCTTTGGTCTCGGGGCCGCAGGGCGAACCGAGCCGCGTGCCGCTCTTCGTCGCCTCGACGCGGCGCGGGGACGGGGCCGCCGACGACGGCCGCGCGCATTTCTCCCTTACCGCCATCGGCGTGCCGCAGAATCATAGCGCCGGCGCCATCGAGAAACCGAGCTTCGGCGCGCCGGACAAGAACCGGCACTTCTCGGTCCTCTCCAAGCGCGGCATGGACGAAGAGGAATTCTACAGCCAGCTCGCCACCCATGTGTCCGGCCGCGTCGGCAGTTCCCGCGATGTTCTCCTCTATGTACACGGCTTCAATACGAGCCTCGACGAGGCGCGTTTCCGCCTCGCCCAGATTGTCGCCGACGGCGGCTTCTCCGGGGTGCCCGTGCTGTTCACCTGGAATTCGCGCGGCGGGCTCTTCAATTACGAATCCGACAAGGAGGCGGCGACCGTTTCCCGCGATGCGCTTCAAAAAGCGTTGCTCTCGCTCGCGAAAACGCCGGGTCTCGGGCGCGTGCATATTCTCGCCCACTCCATGGGCGCCTGGTTGACGATGGAGACGCTGCGCGACGCGGCCATCTCGGGCCACCCCGATCTCGATGGGCGCCTCGGCGAGGTGATGCTCGCCAATCCGGACATCGACCTCAATGTTTTCCGGCAGCAGCTCGGGCGGATCGATCCGGGGCATGTCTCGATTTTCGTCGCAAGCAACGACCGCGCGCTTTCGCTCTCGTCGCGCATTGCCGGCGCGCGGCCGAGGCTGGGCGCCATGGACCCCGAAAAGCCCGAGGACAAGGCCGAACTCGACCGGCTCGGCGTCGCCGTGCACGACATTTCGTCCTTTTCGACGGACTTCATCGGCCACGGCGCCTTCGCCGAAGCGCCGGACGTGGTGCGCAAGATCGGCGCCCATATCGCCGCGCCGCGCGCGCAGGACGCCGACCAGATGGCTATTCCGGATTTCCGCGGAGACGACGCGGGCGCCGCAACCGCGCCGCAGACGCCGCCGCCGGCCGTAAGCCAGAAGGTAGAGAGTTCGCCCCTGCCGCCAGTGGCGGGCCGGTGA
- the pqqC gene encoding pyrroloquinoline-quinone synthase PqqC: MNQIVTDWRDAAPLSRTDFEAAIRNVGAERYHDKHAFHKLLHGGKLQKHQVAAWALNRYCYQEAVPRKDAAFMSRVHDRELRREWIHRIHDHDGLGEEAGGIERWLVLTDALGFPRDYVASRRGALPATKFAVEAYVRFVVEEPLVVAVASSLTELFAPSIHRERIVGMLESYDFVDDHVMAYFKRRLSQAPRDSEFALNYVLDNAKTREEQEACVGAVRFKCDVLWAQLDALHHAYVTPGLIPPGAWRPE; the protein is encoded by the coding sequence ATGAATCAGATCGTGACCGACTGGCGCGACGCCGCGCCGCTGTCCAGGACCGATTTCGAAGCGGCGATCCGCAACGTCGGCGCCGAGCGCTATCACGACAAGCACGCCTTCCATAAGCTTCTGCATGGCGGCAAGCTGCAAAAGCATCAGGTCGCCGCCTGGGCGCTCAATCGCTATTGCTATCAGGAGGCCGTGCCGCGCAAGGACGCCGCCTTCATGAGTCGGGTGCACGACCGCGAACTGCGCCGCGAATGGATTCATCGCATCCACGATCACGATGGCCTCGGCGAGGAGGCGGGCGGGATCGAGCGCTGGCTCGTATTGACCGACGCGCTGGGCTTCCCCCGCGACTATGTCGCCTCGCGCCGCGGCGCCCTGCCCGCGACCAAATTCGCCGTGGAGGCCTATGTGCGCTTCGTCGTCGAGGAGCCGCTCGTCGTGGCGGTGGCGTCGTCGCTCACCGAGCTCTTCGCGCCGTCCATCCATCGCGAGCGCATCGTCGGCATGCTCGAGAGCTACGACTTCGTCGACGACCATGTGATGGCCTATTTCAAGCGCCGCCTCAGCCAGGCGCCGCGCGATTCGGAATTCGCGCTCAACTATGTCCTCGACAACGCCAAGACGCGCGAGGAGCAGGAGGCCTGCGTCGGCGCGGTGCGCTTCAAATGCGATGTCCTCTGGGCGCAGCTCGACGCCTTGCATCACGCCTATGTCACGCCGGGGCTCATCCCGCCCGGCGCCTGGCGACCGGAGTAG
- a CDS encoding phosphatidylserine decarboxylase, which translates to MSVIDSVRKVLVPIHPEGYVFIAGFAVAAFVLDWVSPTLGWIGFIATAWCVYFFRDPPRVTPLREGLVVSPADGVVCSIGFFLPPPELGMGAEPLQRISVFMSVFDCHVNRMPVTGRVTKIAYKPGLFVNADLDKASEDNERNGLVIETPRGRFGVVQIAGLVARRIVCFVKEGESLGVGDRFGLIRFGSRVDVYMPSSARPMVAVGTRAIAGETVLADMTAETAALTFKTG; encoded by the coding sequence ATGTCCGTCATCGATTCCGTCCGCAAGGTCCTCGTGCCCATCCACCCCGAGGGCTATGTCTTCATCGCGGGATTCGCCGTCGCGGCCTTCGTGCTCGACTGGGTGTCGCCGACGCTCGGCTGGATCGGCTTCATCGCCACCGCCTGGTGCGTCTATTTCTTCCGTGATCCGCCGCGCGTCACGCCGCTGAGGGAGGGGCTCGTCGTCTCTCCGGCGGATGGCGTCGTCTGCTCCATCGGCTTCTTCCTGCCGCCGCCCGAGCTCGGCATGGGCGCCGAGCCGCTCCAGCGCATCTCGGTCTTCATGAGCGTCTTCGACTGCCATGTGAACCGCATGCCCGTCACCGGCCGCGTCACGAAAATCGCCTACAAGCCCGGCCTTTTCGTCAACGCCGATCTCGACAAGGCCAGCGAGGACAATGAGCGCAACGGCCTCGTGATCGAGACGCCGCGCGGCCGCTTCGGCGTCGTGCAGATCGCGGGCCTCGTCGCGCGCCGCATCGTCTGTTTCGTGAAGGAAGGCGAGAGCCTCGGCGTCGGCGACCGCTTCGGCCTCATTCGCTTCGGTTCGCGCGTCGATGTCTACATGCCGTCATCCGCCCGCCCCATGGTGGCGGTTGGGACGCGCGCCATCGCCGGCGAGACCGTGCTTGCGGACATGACGGCGGAGACGGCGGCGCTCACTTTCAAGACCGGCTAA
- the moaC gene encoding cyclic pyranopterin monophosphate synthase MoaC: protein MTKLTHLTATGDAHMVDVSAKADTKRVARARGRVAMAPETLALALSGQAKKGDVFSVARIAGIMAAKKTSDLVPLCHPLPLASVSVEITADETLPGLQVEVEAAVTGKTGVEMEALTAVSVACLTIYDMLKAADRAMRIEGVELVEKQGGKSGHWRRDDD from the coding sequence ATGACCAAACTGACGCATCTCACCGCGACGGGCGACGCACATATGGTCGACGTCTCGGCCAAGGCCGACACGAAACGCGTCGCGCGGGCGCGCGGGCGCGTGGCGATGGCGCCCGAGACGCTTGCGCTCGCCCTTTCGGGACAGGCGAAGAAAGGCGACGTTTTCAGCGTCGCGCGCATCGCCGGCATCATGGCGGCCAAAAAGACGAGCGACCTCGTTCCGCTCTGCCATCCCCTGCCCCTCGCCAGCGTCTCCGTGGAGATCACGGCGGACGAAACGCTCCCCGGCCTGCAGGTGGAGGTCGAAGCGGCCGTCACCGGCAAGACCGGCGTGGAGATGGAGGCGCTCACTGCCGTCTCCGTGGCCTGCCTGACGATCTACGACATGCTGAAAGCCGCCGACCGCGCCATGCGCATCGAGGGCGTGGAGCTGGTCGAGAAACAGGGCGGCAAGAGCGGCCACTGGCGCAGAGACGACGACTGA
- a CDS encoding molybdopterin molybdotransferase MoeA yields the protein MADNKLLSVDEALARVLSGAARLGEEEVALARARGRRLSRDLVAKRTQPPVDVSAMDGYAVRSSDLAAGPVRVVGESAAGHGYDAALEPGEALRIFTGAPTPDGADAILLQEDAEVADGLVTAKEAATPGQHIRTAGLDFRAGAPGLFAGAKLGPAELALAAAMNHAALPVARRPRVAIIASGDELVPPGAEPGPAQIIACNSFAVGAIAEEAGAEVIDLGIFRDDLDELERGIALAREARADVLVTLGGASVGDHDLLRPALARQGMTLDFWKIAMRPGKPLISGRLGAAHILGLPGNPVASIVCALVFLAPLLRALQGDPDAAADRTETAVAGADLPANKGRRDYMRARLSRDAAGRLVATPQPMQDSSLLTELAQSQALLIREPGEPPAPAGSPCRIMRLPG from the coding sequence ATGGCGGACAACAAGCTTCTCTCGGTCGACGAGGCCCTCGCGCGCGTGCTTTCGGGCGCGGCGCGGTTGGGCGAGGAAGAGGTCGCGCTCGCCAGGGCGCGCGGGCGCAGGCTGTCGCGCGATCTCGTCGCGAAACGGACGCAGCCGCCGGTCGATGTCTCCGCCATGGACGGCTACGCCGTCCGCTCTTCCGATCTGGCGGCCGGGCCGGTGCGGGTCGTCGGCGAGAGCGCGGCCGGCCATGGCTATGACGCCGCGCTCGAGCCCGGCGAGGCCCTGCGCATCTTCACCGGCGCGCCGACGCCGGACGGCGCCGACGCCATTCTGTTGCAGGAGGACGCCGAAGTCGCGGACGGCCTCGTGACGGCGAAGGAAGCCGCGACGCCGGGTCAGCACATCCGCACGGCCGGGCTCGACTTTCGCGCGGGCGCGCCGGGGCTCTTCGCCGGCGCGAAGCTCGGCCCCGCCGAACTGGCGCTCGCCGCCGCGATGAACCATGCGGCCCTCCCCGTCGCGCGCCGCCCGCGCGTCGCGATCATCGCCTCGGGCGACGAACTCGTGCCGCCGGGCGCGGAGCCCGGCCCCGCGCAGATCATCGCCTGCAACAGTTTCGCCGTGGGCGCGATCGCCGAAGAGGCGGGCGCGGAAGTGATCGACCTCGGCATTTTCCGCGACGATCTCGACGAGCTCGAGCGGGGAATCGCGCTCGCCCGAGAGGCGCGGGCCGATGTGCTCGTGACGCTCGGCGGCGCGTCGGTCGGCGACCACGACCTGCTGCGCCCGGCGCTGGCGCGTCAGGGCATGACGCTCGATTTCTGGAAAATCGCCATGCGGCCCGGAAAGCCCCTGATCTCCGGCCGGCTCGGCGCGGCGCATATTCTGGGTCTCCCCGGAAATCCCGTGGCGTCCATCGTCTGCGCGCTCGTCTTCCTGGCGCCGCTGCTGCGCGCGCTTCAGGGCGATCCCGACGCCGCCGCCGACCGGACCGAGACGGCCGTCGCGGGCGCGGACCTTCCCGCCAACAAGGGCCGGCGCGACTACATGCGCGCGCGTCTGTCGCGCGACGCCGCCGGCCGTCTCGTGGCGACGCCGCAGCCCATGCAGGATTCCTCCCTCCTGACTGAGCTTGCGCAGTCGCAGGCGCTCCTCATCCGCGAGCCCGGCGAGCCGCCGGCGCCTGCCGGGTCGCCCTGCAGGATCATGCGCCTGCCGGGGTGA
- the pqqB gene encoding pyrroloquinoline quinone biosynthesis protein PqqB gives MRIRILGSGAGGGFPQWNCNCANCRAVRAGAPGFSARTQSSLAVSADGRNWVLLNASPDLREQIAAAPQLAPAEGDPVRASPIKAVALTNGDVDHVAGLLNLREAQPFNIYAAGRVLQALGANPIFTILQTPLVPRIELPMDETIPLKGAGVDLGLAIRAFPVPGKIALYLEDRNAPNFGTSAGDTLGLEIIETKTGKSFFYVPGCAKVDAPLAARLKNAALVFFDGTLFHENEMIEQGLMGKTGSRMGHINMSGEDGSMAAFAPLNVARKIYVHINNSNPVLDAASSQTAAVRAAGWEIGADGMEVTL, from the coding sequence ATGCGGATCAGAATTTTGGGCTCGGGCGCCGGCGGCGGCTTCCCGCAGTGGAACTGCAATTGCGCCAATTGCCGCGCGGTGCGCGCCGGCGCGCCGGGCTTCAGCGCGCGCACCCAGTCGTCCCTCGCCGTGAGCGCGGACGGACGCAACTGGGTTTTGCTCAACGCCTCGCCCGATTTGCGCGAGCAGATCGCCGCCGCGCCCCAGCTCGCCCCCGCGGAGGGCGATCCGGTGCGCGCGAGCCCGATCAAGGCCGTCGCGCTGACCAATGGCGACGTGGACCATGTGGCGGGCCTGCTCAATCTGCGCGAGGCGCAGCCCTTCAACATCTATGCGGCCGGGCGCGTCCTGCAGGCGCTCGGCGCCAATCCGATCTTCACGATCCTGCAAACCCCGCTCGTGCCGCGCATCGAATTGCCGATGGACGAGACCATTCCTCTCAAGGGCGCGGGCGTCGATCTCGGTCTCGCCATCCGCGCTTTCCCCGTGCCGGGCAAGATCGCGCTCTATCTCGAAGACAGGAACGCGCCCAATTTCGGCACAAGCGCCGGCGACACGCTCGGACTCGAAATCATCGAGACGAAGACGGGCAAATCCTTCTTCTATGTCCCCGGCTGCGCGAAAGTGGATGCGCCTCTCGCGGCGCGTCTGAAAAATGCGGCCCTCGTCTTTTTCGACGGCACGCTCTTCCACGAGAACGAGATGATCGAGCAGGGCCTCATGGGCAAGACCGGCTCGCGCATGGGTCACATCAACATGAGCGGCGAGGACGGCTCCATGGCGGCTTTCGCGCCGCTCAACGTCGCGCGCAAGATCTACGTGCACATCAACAATTCAAATCCGGTCCTCGACGCTGCCTCGAGCCAGACTGCGGCCGTGCGCGCCGCGGGCTGGGAGATCGGCGCGGACGGCATGGAGGTGACGCTATGA
- a CDS encoding L,D-transpeptidase family protein, whose protein sequence is MIMDNGIAHAGERSEGALPGLRSGCLNRRSFLSGSAASLGALGLGGCVTSDDMGRAEAAKFYAAVPSEKFPIPAVDIGKLDPKFFRRTVRYDTKEAPGTIIVDPGNYFVYRIEGDGYATRYGANVSRPGFLWSGEVYVGRKAEWPTWTPPKEMIQRQPEARKYASGMPGGLENPLGARTLYLYKNGVYTVYTIYSTSDPETIGSGITSGCTGLLSQDMIDLYSRTPVKTKVIMLPA, encoded by the coding sequence TTGATCATGGACAATGGGATTGCCCATGCCGGCGAAAGAAGCGAGGGAGCTCTGCCAGGGCTCCGTTCGGGGTGTCTCAATCGCCGGTCGTTTTTGTCCGGCTCCGCCGCCAGTCTCGGCGCGCTGGGACTCGGCGGTTGCGTGACGTCTGACGACATGGGCCGCGCCGAGGCGGCGAAGTTTTACGCAGCCGTGCCCAGCGAGAAATTCCCGATTCCGGCGGTAGATATCGGCAAGCTCGATCCGAAATTTTTTCGCCGGACGGTGCGCTACGACACCAAGGAGGCGCCCGGCACGATCATCGTCGATCCCGGCAATTACTTCGTCTACCGCATCGAGGGCGATGGATACGCCACCCGCTATGGCGCGAATGTCAGCCGGCCAGGGTTCCTGTGGAGCGGCGAGGTTTATGTCGGACGCAAGGCCGAATGGCCGACCTGGACGCCCCCCAAGGAGATGATCCAGCGCCAGCCCGAGGCGCGCAAATACGCCAGCGGCATGCCAGGAGGGCTCGAAAATCCGCTCGGCGCGCGCACGCTCTATCTCTACAAGAACGGCGTCTACACGGTCTATACGATCTACAGCACCAGCGATCCCGAGACCATCGGGAGCGGCATCACGAGCGGCTGCACCGGCCTGCTCAGCCAGGACATGATCGACCTCTACTCGCGAACGCCGGTCAAGACGAAGGTGATCATGCTGCCGGCATAG
- the pqqE gene encoding pyrroloquinoline quinone biosynthesis protein PqqE, which translates to MTTRFIIGPDSRPGFTRYSRLHEDRARGRTVILAPERAYELDAIGLIVLSAIDGKTRIADLCAWLAEQYKAPLEIITRDVINLLQGLADKRLLRDGVDPFTAPKLSAFASSIQPFAGGPAGLLAELTHRCPLQCPYCSNPLELEKSNVEMTADEWGETFRQAASIGALQLHLSGGEPTARRDLEEILAAAVEAGLYTNLVTSAVLLTRERLERLAEIGLDHVQVSIQDIVPESADRISAYEGGVPKKRDVARWTRELGMGLTINAPMHRQNIAHLPQIIDFAVEVDAQRIEIAHIQYYAWAQINRAALIPTRETFMETVDVVEAAKKRLLGVLNFDFVIHDHYATRPKQCTGGWGRSIMAVTPSGKALPCHAAQTLPNLTFDDVRTRPLGDIWRNGSAFNAYRGTDWMKEPCRSCDRKEIDYGGCRCQAFAVTGDAEATDPACHLSPDHARFAAYAETESQAPAPEFIYRRYGGAPQSAAEKEPA; encoded by the coding sequence ATGACCACACGCTTCATCATCGGCCCGGACTCCCGCCCCGGCTTCACGCGCTATTCCCGCCTGCACGAGGATCGCGCGCGGGGCCGAACCGTCATTCTCGCCCCTGAACGCGCCTATGAGCTCGACGCCATCGGCCTGATCGTGCTGTCCGCCATCGACGGCAAAACGCGCATCGCCGACCTTTGCGCGTGGCTCGCGGAGCAATACAAGGCGCCGCTGGAAATCATCACGCGCGACGTCATCAACCTTCTGCAGGGCCTTGCCGACAAGCGTCTGCTGCGGGACGGAGTCGATCCCTTCACGGCGCCGAAGCTCTCCGCCTTCGCCTCGTCGATCCAGCCCTTCGCGGGTGGACCGGCCGGGCTCCTCGCGGAGCTCACGCATCGCTGCCCGCTGCAATGTCCCTATTGCTCCAATCCGCTGGAGCTGGAGAAATCCAACGTCGAAATGACTGCCGACGAATGGGGCGAGACCTTCCGTCAGGCGGCGTCGATTGGCGCTTTGCAATTGCATCTTTCCGGCGGCGAGCCGACCGCGCGGCGCGATCTCGAGGAGATCCTCGCCGCCGCCGTCGAGGCCGGCCTCTACACCAATCTCGTCACCTCGGCCGTGCTGCTGACCCGCGAGCGGCTCGAGCGTCTCGCCGAGATCGGGCTCGATCACGTGCAGGTGTCAATTCAGGACATCGTCCCCGAGAGCGCCGACCGCATTTCGGCCTATGAGGGCGGCGTGCCCAAAAAGCGCGACGTGGCGCGCTGGACCCGCGAACTCGGCATGGGGCTCACGATCAACGCGCCCATGCACCGGCAGAACATCGCTCATCTGCCGCAGATCATCGATTTCGCGGTGGAGGTCGACGCCCAGCGCATCGAGATCGCCCATATTCAGTATTACGCCTGGGCGCAGATCAATCGCGCGGCGCTGATCCCGACGCGCGAGACCTTCATGGAGACGGTCGACGTCGTCGAGGCGGCGAAGAAGCGGCTGCTCGGCGTGCTGAATTTCGACTTCGTCATCCACGACCATTACGCGACGCGACCCAAGCAGTGCACGGGCGGCTGGGGCCGCTCGATCATGGCGGTGACGCCCTCGGGCAAAGCCCTGCCCTGCCACGCGGCGCAGACGCTGCCGAACCTGACCTTCGACGACGTGCGGACGCGGCCGCTCGGCGATATCTGGCGCAACGGCTCGGCCTTCAACGCCTATCGCGGCACGGACTGGATGAAGGAGCCCTGCCGCTCCTGCGACCGCAAGGAAATCGATTACGGCGGCTGCCGCTGTCAGGCCTTCGCGGTGACGGGCGACGCCGAGGCGACCGACCCCGCCTGCCATCTCTCCCCCGACCACGCCCGTTTCGCGGCCTACGCCGAGACGGAGTCGCAGGCGCCAGCGCCGGAATTCATCTACCGGCGTTACGGCGGCGCGCCGCAAAGCGCCGCGGAGAAAGAGCCGGCCTGA